A stretch of DNA from Thalassospiraceae bacterium LMO-SO8:
CGTTCAAGAACCTGTCGGGCGAAGGCGGCGGTTACGGCCTGCTTGCCCGCATTCAGGAAGCGGGGCTTCTCGCCAAGAACGGCGATACGGCCGGAGCCATCGCAGCCTATAATGCCATCGCGGCCGACACGGGTGCCGGGAAACTGTATCAGGACTTGGCCGTGATCCTGGCCGCGGGACTGGAAGTAAACGACCCCGGCACCGACCCCAAAAAGGTTCAGGACCGCCTGGCGCCGCTCATGGCGGCCGGCAATCCGTGGCGGTTCAGCGCCCAGGAACTGGCGGCGGCGCTGGCGCTTCGCGCCGGGGACAAGGCCAAGGCAATGGAAATTTACGGCACCCTGTCCAAGGACGCGGAAACGCCGGCCCGCATGCGCCAACGCGCAACGGAATTGTTAACGATATTGCGTTAGAAGGACCCCTGAATTAATCAGGACGGGTCACGGGGAACAGGGGAACAATCGGTATGGCTGCGCCGAATAGCGGAAATCGCCGGGAACGGGGCCTGTGGGCCTGTCCGCGCGGCACAGCCCGAGGCATGGCCCTGTCCATCGCCATCGCCCTGGCGGCGCCCCTGAGCGTCGGCGGCTGCACTTATTTCACCGACCTGTTCTCCAAGGAAGAGGTGCCCCTGCCGGGAACCCGCATCGCGATCCTGACCAATCAGCGGACCTTGGCGGCCGACGCCGAATTGAAGGATCATCAGATCCTGCTGCCGGCCCCCTCGCCCAATCCGGAATGGCCGCAGCCGGGCGGCTACCCGAACCACGCCATGCATCACATCCTGGTGCCGGAGAACATCACCAAGGCCTGGAGCACGAACGTCGGCAAGGGCGTCGATGACGAGTTGCGCATTCTCGGCTCCCCCGTCGCCGCGGGCGGGCGCATCTTCACCATGGATTCCGAGTCCGAGGTCTATGCCGTCGACATGAAGTCCGGCGACACCATCTGGGACGTCGAGCTGGCGCCCGATTCCGAGGCCGACGACGGCCTGTTGTCCGGCGGCGTCACCACCGACG
This window harbors:
- a CDS encoding tetratricopeptide repeat protein encodes the protein MADHTEDSLIREIDDELRQEQFHKVWSRYGKLILVAAGLCVAAAAGYQFWVKYDLETRQALGDRFAAAQKLAETGSTDAAVGAFKNLSGEGGGYGLLARIQEAGLLAKNGDTAGAIAAYNAIAADTGAGKLYQDLAVILAAGLEVNDPGTDPKKVQDRLAPLMAAGNPWRFSAQELAAALALRAGDKAKAMEIYGTLSKDAETPARMRQRATELLTILR